In Carassius carassius chromosome 46, fCarCar2.1, whole genome shotgun sequence, the following proteins share a genomic window:
- the LOC132129178 gene encoding carbohydrate sulfotransferase 11-like has protein sequence MIKPKVGRMFLATCVGSFFILILYFQNISRSASEQFSGWNSSSVKSGRSPLQSLQENDQLEQSAVQATLQDRRELLEETCRTHTHKRRILSPEDLRHLIVDDKHKLLYCYVPKVACTNWKRVLMVLTGDGHYHEPLAIPANEAHVVGNLRSLSEYSTAEINQRLRTYLKFVFVREPFERLVSAYRNKFTRSYNTAFHKRYGTKIIQRHRADPQAEALEKGNDVSFEEFVYYLVDPQTQKEEPFNEHWERVHSLCHPCLIHYDVVGKYETLVQDSRYILKLAGAEEEVKFPAMSKSTRTTGDMTAKFFDNISPFYQKKLFNLYRMDFLLFNYSVPAYLKLR, from the exons ATGATAAAGCCCAAAGTGGGTCGGATGTTTCTGGCGACATGCGTCGGCTCGTTTTTCATTCTTATATTGTACTTCCAGAACATCTCAAGATCAG CTTCTGAACAGTTTTCAGGCTGGAACAGTTCTTCAGTTAAATCAGGAAGAAGCCCTTTGCAGTCACTACAAGAAAATGACCAG CTGGAGCAGTCTGCAGTGCAGGCCACTCTGCAGGATCGAAGGGAACTCCTGGAGGAAACCTGTCGCACCCACACCCACAAAAGACGCATACTCAGCCCGGAGGACCTCCGCCACCTCATAGTGGATGATAAACACAAGTTACTATATTGCTATGTCCCCAAAGTGGCATGTACAAACTGGAAACGTGTGTTGATGGTGCTAACAGGAGATGGGCACTATCATGAACCACTGGCTATTCCAGCAAACGAGGCTCACGTAGTGGGCAACCTGCGTTCACTCTCGGAGTACTCCACAGCCGAGATCAACCAGCGGCTACGCACATATCTGAAGTTTGTCTTTGTGCGTGAACCCTTCGAAAGACTTGTCTCGGCATATCGCAACAAGTTTACCCGTAGCTACAACACGGCCTTCCATAAACGCTATGGGACCAAAATCATCCAGAGGCATCGTGCGGACCCCCAGGCTGAAGCACTGGAAAAAGGCAACGATGTCTCCTTTGAGGAGTTTGTGTATTATTTAGTGGACCCCCAGACTCAGAAAGAGGAACCGTTTAATGAGCACTGGGAAAGGGTTCACTCACTTTGCCACCCTTGCCTGATCCATTACGATGTAGTGGGCAAGTATGAGACTCTTGTGCAAGATTCACGCTACATCCTGAAGTTAGCAGGTGCTGAAGAAGAGGTCAAATTTCCCGCCATGTCCAAGAGCACCAGGACCACGGGTGACATGACCGCTAAGTTCTTCGACAACATCAGTCCGTTTTACCAGAAGAAACTCTTCAACCTTTACAGAATGGACTTCTTGCTTTTTAACTACTCTGTGCCGGCTTACTTGAAGTTGAGATGA